A stretch of Antennarius striatus isolate MH-2024 chromosome 6, ASM4005453v1, whole genome shotgun sequence DNA encodes these proteins:
- the gab2 gene encoding GRB2-associated-binding protein 2 isoform X1, with protein sequence MSGGEILFQGWLRKSPPEKKLRRYAWKKRWFILRSGRMSGDPDVLEYYKNDHSKKPIRVIDLHCCEQVDAGLTFKRKEFQDSFVFDIRTSDRTFYLVAETEEEMNKWVRSICQLCGFNQSDDNHDGRLHHMPRSIGADVNSSMAPLTGDRKSSVPIHSSQPVLFTFDEPMRHSHHSSLSNSAPQDYLLLHQCMSRKTESARSASFSQATRSNLFLGSDSAVQKLSHGFSHCLNGMGAQLHGFYSLPKPGKHQLPAHDDYPQEACYVLPRGYSSEAHSSLGDPDMENEEVYTFKTPCNALATMHNNEHPTDNYDLPTPPGSFYQIPRTFDKNHNALTPSSSESSCAPPPRPPKPSQGSEGHWGSPQSVESQNGDLSSAVSVIPRRNTLPAVENIRLHRGSSFETNSYHRHFNNSGQSVESVNDGFSSYLRTKAPLTRSDSGNSDDNYVPMNPGSSPLSAAQADSPKNIYIPMSPGPHHFDFPGFSATLPARKGSSASLCHRPGRLSDVTPPPINRNLKPNRKSKPTPLDLKNNGIIDELPFKSPVTMSWTRPMPAMNSMSSQHCRPISTQSITSTDSADSEENYVAMQNPASTSPAMSGTSSPAPRKCGNVDYLALDFQPGSPSPHRKPSTSSVTSDEKVDYVQVDKEKTKALQSTMQEWTDVRQSTEPAKGVKS encoded by the exons GCTTGGAAGAAACGATGGTTCATACTTCGTAGTGGTCGCATGAGTGGTGACCCCGATGTTCTGGAGTACTACAAGAATGACCACTCTAAGAAACCCATTAGAGTCATCGACCTCCACTGCTGTGAGCAGGTGGATGCTGGCCTGACCTTCAAAAGGAAGGAGTTCCAAGACAGCTTTGTGTTTGACATCAGGACCTCAGATCGCACTTTTTATCTTGTAGCAGAgactgaggaggagatgaataAGTGGGTCCGCTCCATCTGCCAGCTTTGTGGGTTCAATCAGTCAGATGACAACCACG ATGGAAGGTTACACCATATGCCACGTTCAATTGGAGCAGATGTCAACAGTTCAATGGCTCCTCTAACTGGAGATCGCAAGTCCTCTGTCCCAATACACTCCAGCCAGCCTGTCCTCTTCACCTTTGATGAGCCCATGCGCCACTCGCATCATAGCTCCCTGTCCAACAGTGCACCCCAGGACTACCTTCTTCTCCACCAGTGCATGAGCAGGAAGACAGAGAGTGCACG AAGTGCCAGTTTTTCCCAGGCCACACGAAGCAATCTGTTTCTGGGTAGTGACTCTGCGGTGCAGAAACTCTCCCATGGATTTTCTCACTGTCTGAATGGCATGGGTGCTCAGTTGCATGGCTTCTACAGCCTGCCCAAGCCAGGAAAACACCAGTTACCAGCACATGATGACTACCCCCAGGAGGCCTGTTATGTGCTTCCACGTGGTTACAGTTCTGAGGCTCACAGTAGTTTAGGTGACCCTGACATGGAGAATGAAGAGGTTTACACCTTCAAAACACCTTGCAATGCCCTTGCCACGATGCACAACAATGAGCATCCAACTGACAACTATGACCTTCCAACGCCACCTGGCTCCTTCTACCAGATCCCGCGGACGTTCGATAAGAATCACAATGCCTTGACGCCATCCAGCTCTGAATCATCCTGTGCTCCTCCTCCCAGGCCCCCTAAACCTAGCCAGGGGTCAGAGGGTCACTGGGGGAGTCCCCAATCAGTAGAGAGCCAAAATGGAGACCTGTCATCAGCAGTGTCAGTTATTCCACGCAGGAATACACTCCCTGCTGTTGAGAACATCAGGCTGCACAGAG GCTCATCCTTTGAAACTAACAGTTATCACCGCCATTTTAACAACTCAGGCCAGTCTGTGGAGTCTGTCAATGATGGGTTTAGTTCCTACCTG AGAACCAAAGCCCCTCTGACTCGCTCAGACAGTGGAAATTCAGATGACAACTATGTGCCCATGAATCCTGGCTCCTCTCCACTCAGCGCTGCCCAGGCTGACAGTCCTAAGAATATCTACATCCCGATGAGCCCTGGGCCCCATCACTTTGATTTCCCAGGATTCTCTGCAACATTACCTGCCCGTAAGGGGAGTAGTGCATCCTTGTGTCATCGGCCCGGTCGTCTCAGTGATGTCACACCACCTCCCATCAACCGAAACCTCAAACCCAACAGGAAAT CGAAGCCAACACCTCTTGATTTGAAGAACAATGGCATCATTGATGAGCTGCCATTTAAGAGTCCAGTCACCATGTCCTGGACAAGGCCCAT GCCAGCTATGAACTCCATGTCTTCCCAGCATTGTCGACCCATTTCTACACAAAGCATAACCAGCACAGACTCTGCTGACAGTGAGGAGAATTATGTGGCTATG CAGAACCCAGCATCTACCTCCCCAGCTATGAGTGGCACCAGCAGCCCAGCCCCTAGGAAGTGTGGCAACGTGGACTATCTAGCACTGGATTTCCAGCCTGGATCACCAAGCCCTCATAGAAAA CCCTCTACATCCTCTGTGACCTCAGATGAGAAGGTGGACTATGTGCAGGTTGACAAAGAGAAGACTAAGGCACTGCAAAGCACCATGCAGGAGTGGACTGATGTACGGCAGTCTACTGAACCTGCCAAAGGGGTCAAGTCCTGA
- the gab2 gene encoding GRB2-associated-binding protein 2 isoform X2, with the protein MSGGEILFQGWLRKSPPEKKLRRYAWKKRWFILRSGRMSGDPDVLEYYKNDHSKKPIRVIDLHCCEQVDAGLTFKRKEFQDSFVFDIRTSDRTFYLVAETEEEMNKWVRSICQLCGFNQSDDNHDGRLHHMPRSIGADVNSSMAPLTGDRKSSVPIHSSQPVLFTFDEPMRHSHHSSLSNSAPQDYLLLHQCMSRKTESARSASFSQATRSNLFLGSDSAVQKLSHGFSHCLNGMGAQLHGFYSLPKPGKHQLPAHDDYPQEACYVLPRGYSSEAHSSLGDPDMENEEVYTFKTPCNALATMHNNEHPTDNYDLPTPPGSFYQIPRTFDKNHNALTPSSSESSCAPPPRPPKPSQGSEGHWGSPQSVESQNGDLSSAVSVIPRRNTLPAVENIRLHRGSSFETNSYHRHFNNSGQSVESVNDGFSSYLRTKAPLTRSDSGNSDDNYVPMNPGSSPLSAAQADSPKNIYIPMSPGPHHFDFPGFSATLPARKGSSASLCHRPGRLSDVTPPPINRNLKPNRKSKPTPLDLKNNGIIDELPFKSPVTMSWTRPMPAMNSMSSQHCRPISTQSITSTDSADSEENYVAMNPASTSPAMSGTSSPAPRKCGNVDYLALDFQPGSPSPHRKPSTSSVTSDEKVDYVQVDKEKTKALQSTMQEWTDVRQSTEPAKGVKS; encoded by the exons GCTTGGAAGAAACGATGGTTCATACTTCGTAGTGGTCGCATGAGTGGTGACCCCGATGTTCTGGAGTACTACAAGAATGACCACTCTAAGAAACCCATTAGAGTCATCGACCTCCACTGCTGTGAGCAGGTGGATGCTGGCCTGACCTTCAAAAGGAAGGAGTTCCAAGACAGCTTTGTGTTTGACATCAGGACCTCAGATCGCACTTTTTATCTTGTAGCAGAgactgaggaggagatgaataAGTGGGTCCGCTCCATCTGCCAGCTTTGTGGGTTCAATCAGTCAGATGACAACCACG ATGGAAGGTTACACCATATGCCACGTTCAATTGGAGCAGATGTCAACAGTTCAATGGCTCCTCTAACTGGAGATCGCAAGTCCTCTGTCCCAATACACTCCAGCCAGCCTGTCCTCTTCACCTTTGATGAGCCCATGCGCCACTCGCATCATAGCTCCCTGTCCAACAGTGCACCCCAGGACTACCTTCTTCTCCACCAGTGCATGAGCAGGAAGACAGAGAGTGCACG AAGTGCCAGTTTTTCCCAGGCCACACGAAGCAATCTGTTTCTGGGTAGTGACTCTGCGGTGCAGAAACTCTCCCATGGATTTTCTCACTGTCTGAATGGCATGGGTGCTCAGTTGCATGGCTTCTACAGCCTGCCCAAGCCAGGAAAACACCAGTTACCAGCACATGATGACTACCCCCAGGAGGCCTGTTATGTGCTTCCACGTGGTTACAGTTCTGAGGCTCACAGTAGTTTAGGTGACCCTGACATGGAGAATGAAGAGGTTTACACCTTCAAAACACCTTGCAATGCCCTTGCCACGATGCACAACAATGAGCATCCAACTGACAACTATGACCTTCCAACGCCACCTGGCTCCTTCTACCAGATCCCGCGGACGTTCGATAAGAATCACAATGCCTTGACGCCATCCAGCTCTGAATCATCCTGTGCTCCTCCTCCCAGGCCCCCTAAACCTAGCCAGGGGTCAGAGGGTCACTGGGGGAGTCCCCAATCAGTAGAGAGCCAAAATGGAGACCTGTCATCAGCAGTGTCAGTTATTCCACGCAGGAATACACTCCCTGCTGTTGAGAACATCAGGCTGCACAGAG GCTCATCCTTTGAAACTAACAGTTATCACCGCCATTTTAACAACTCAGGCCAGTCTGTGGAGTCTGTCAATGATGGGTTTAGTTCCTACCTG AGAACCAAAGCCCCTCTGACTCGCTCAGACAGTGGAAATTCAGATGACAACTATGTGCCCATGAATCCTGGCTCCTCTCCACTCAGCGCTGCCCAGGCTGACAGTCCTAAGAATATCTACATCCCGATGAGCCCTGGGCCCCATCACTTTGATTTCCCAGGATTCTCTGCAACATTACCTGCCCGTAAGGGGAGTAGTGCATCCTTGTGTCATCGGCCCGGTCGTCTCAGTGATGTCACACCACCTCCCATCAACCGAAACCTCAAACCCAACAGGAAAT CGAAGCCAACACCTCTTGATTTGAAGAACAATGGCATCATTGATGAGCTGCCATTTAAGAGTCCAGTCACCATGTCCTGGACAAGGCCCAT GCCAGCTATGAACTCCATGTCTTCCCAGCATTGTCGACCCATTTCTACACAAAGCATAACCAGCACAGACTCTGCTGACAGTGAGGAGAATTATGTGGCTATG AACCCAGCATCTACCTCCCCAGCTATGAGTGGCACCAGCAGCCCAGCCCCTAGGAAGTGTGGCAACGTGGACTATCTAGCACTGGATTTCCAGCCTGGATCACCAAGCCCTCATAGAAAA CCCTCTACATCCTCTGTGACCTCAGATGAGAAGGTGGACTATGTGCAGGTTGACAAAGAGAAGACTAAGGCACTGCAAAGCACCATGCAGGAGTGGACTGATGTACGGCAGTCTACTGAACCTGCCAAAGGGGTCAAGTCCTGA
- the gab2 gene encoding GRB2-associated-binding protein 2 isoform X3 — protein sequence MPRSIGADVNSSMAPLTGDRKSSVPIHSSQPVLFTFDEPMRHSHHSSLSNSAPQDYLLLHQCMSRKTESARSASFSQATRSNLFLGSDSAVQKLSHGFSHCLNGMGAQLHGFYSLPKPGKHQLPAHDDYPQEACYVLPRGYSSEAHSSLGDPDMENEEVYTFKTPCNALATMHNNEHPTDNYDLPTPPGSFYQIPRTFDKNHNALTPSSSESSCAPPPRPPKPSQGSEGHWGSPQSVESQNGDLSSAVSVIPRRNTLPAVENIRLHRGSSFETNSYHRHFNNSGQSVESVNDGFSSYLRTKAPLTRSDSGNSDDNYVPMNPGSSPLSAAQADSPKNIYIPMSPGPHHFDFPGFSATLPARKGSSASLCHRPGRLSDVTPPPINRNLKPNRKSKPTPLDLKNNGIIDELPFKSPVTMSWTRPMPAMNSMSSQHCRPISTQSITSTDSADSEENYVAMQNPASTSPAMSGTSSPAPRKCGNVDYLALDFQPGSPSPHRKPSTSSVTSDEKVDYVQVDKEKTKALQSTMQEWTDVRQSTEPAKGVKS from the exons ATGCCACGTTCAATTGGAGCAGATGTCAACAGTTCAATGGCTCCTCTAACTGGAGATCGCAAGTCCTCTGTCCCAATACACTCCAGCCAGCCTGTCCTCTTCACCTTTGATGAGCCCATGCGCCACTCGCATCATAGCTCCCTGTCCAACAGTGCACCCCAGGACTACCTTCTTCTCCACCAGTGCATGAGCAGGAAGACAGAGAGTGCACG AAGTGCCAGTTTTTCCCAGGCCACACGAAGCAATCTGTTTCTGGGTAGTGACTCTGCGGTGCAGAAACTCTCCCATGGATTTTCTCACTGTCTGAATGGCATGGGTGCTCAGTTGCATGGCTTCTACAGCCTGCCCAAGCCAGGAAAACACCAGTTACCAGCACATGATGACTACCCCCAGGAGGCCTGTTATGTGCTTCCACGTGGTTACAGTTCTGAGGCTCACAGTAGTTTAGGTGACCCTGACATGGAGAATGAAGAGGTTTACACCTTCAAAACACCTTGCAATGCCCTTGCCACGATGCACAACAATGAGCATCCAACTGACAACTATGACCTTCCAACGCCACCTGGCTCCTTCTACCAGATCCCGCGGACGTTCGATAAGAATCACAATGCCTTGACGCCATCCAGCTCTGAATCATCCTGTGCTCCTCCTCCCAGGCCCCCTAAACCTAGCCAGGGGTCAGAGGGTCACTGGGGGAGTCCCCAATCAGTAGAGAGCCAAAATGGAGACCTGTCATCAGCAGTGTCAGTTATTCCACGCAGGAATACACTCCCTGCTGTTGAGAACATCAGGCTGCACAGAG GCTCATCCTTTGAAACTAACAGTTATCACCGCCATTTTAACAACTCAGGCCAGTCTGTGGAGTCTGTCAATGATGGGTTTAGTTCCTACCTG AGAACCAAAGCCCCTCTGACTCGCTCAGACAGTGGAAATTCAGATGACAACTATGTGCCCATGAATCCTGGCTCCTCTCCACTCAGCGCTGCCCAGGCTGACAGTCCTAAGAATATCTACATCCCGATGAGCCCTGGGCCCCATCACTTTGATTTCCCAGGATTCTCTGCAACATTACCTGCCCGTAAGGGGAGTAGTGCATCCTTGTGTCATCGGCCCGGTCGTCTCAGTGATGTCACACCACCTCCCATCAACCGAAACCTCAAACCCAACAGGAAAT CGAAGCCAACACCTCTTGATTTGAAGAACAATGGCATCATTGATGAGCTGCCATTTAAGAGTCCAGTCACCATGTCCTGGACAAGGCCCAT GCCAGCTATGAACTCCATGTCTTCCCAGCATTGTCGACCCATTTCTACACAAAGCATAACCAGCACAGACTCTGCTGACAGTGAGGAGAATTATGTGGCTATG CAGAACCCAGCATCTACCTCCCCAGCTATGAGTGGCACCAGCAGCCCAGCCCCTAGGAAGTGTGGCAACGTGGACTATCTAGCACTGGATTTCCAGCCTGGATCACCAAGCCCTCATAGAAAA CCCTCTACATCCTCTGTGACCTCAGATGAGAAGGTGGACTATGTGCAGGTTGACAAAGAGAAGACTAAGGCACTGCAAAGCACCATGCAGGAGTGGACTGATGTACGGCAGTCTACTGAACCTGCCAAAGGGGTCAAGTCCTGA